Proteins encoded by one window of Pseudorca crassidens isolate mPseCra1 chromosome 3, mPseCra1.hap1, whole genome shotgun sequence:
- the LOC137220582 gene encoding putative uncharacterized protein MSANTD5 — MEKVTFQAEITRHLREVEKVKETQGEELPSDQCVKPWSNHEIRSFLQEWELLEGEELKKNYHVASRIIARHLKQRGINKSRRKCLQMLMNMQDLYWTVHEANQRPRSEPLPCPYGEALHRILEHRGENKDFSEVADVPPPEYQPPACAIPDCFEELLWAPPHMIYIEDPQVPRWEPWNMNLPQSSPCLFPAFLSLHPGPQQQWSTLSDNESE, encoded by the exons ATGGAG aaaGTGACATTTCAGGCTGAAATTACTAGACACCTCCGGGAAGTAGAGAAGGTAAAAGAAACACAGGGAGAAGAACTGCCCTCAG aCCAGTGTGTTAAACCTTGGAGCAACCATGAGATTAGGAGTTTCCTACAAGAATGGGAACTCCTTGAAGGTGAAGAGTTAAAGAAGAATTATCACGTAGCATCAAGAATAATTGCCAGGCATCTCAAGCAAAGGGGCATAAATAAGAGCAGgagaaaatgtctccagatgctAATGAACATGCAGGACTTATATTGGACCGTTCATGAAGCCAACCAGAGACCAAGGAGTGAACCCTTGCCATGTCCTTATGGAGAGGCCCTTCACAGGATCCTAGAACACAGAGGGGAGAACAAGGACTTCTCAG AAGTGGCTGATGTCCCACCACCTGAGTACCAGCCCCCTGCGTGTGCCATCCCTGATTGCTTTGAGGAGCTGCTGTGGGCTCCCCCACATATGATCTACATAGAGGATCCTCAGGTACCCAGATGGGAACCCTGGAACATGAACCTTCCACAGTCAAGTCCATGCCTGTTTCCTGCATTTCTCTCCCTACACCCTGGCCCCCAGCAACAGTGGTCAACTCTCTCTGACAATGAGTCAGAGTGA